Proteins from a genomic interval of Osmia bicornis bicornis chromosome 13, iOsmBic2.1, whole genome shotgun sequence:
- the LOC114880285 gene encoding DPH3 homolog, translating into MSVYHDEVEIEDFEYDEDEEVYYYPCPCGDQFQISKAELAAGEEEATCPSCSLVIKVIYDKETFASKQEELVKSEEKELVAQKA; encoded by the coding sequence atgtCTGTGTATCACGATGAGGTAGAAATCGAGGACTTCGAGTACGACGAAGACGAGGAAGTGTATTATTATCCATGTCCTTGCGGGGATCAGTTTCAAATATCTAAAGCAGAGTTAGCTGCTGGAGAGGAGGAGGCTACATGTCCTTCTTGTTCTTTGGTTATTAAGGTAATTTATGATAAAGAAACGTTTGCAAGCAAACAGGAAGAGCTTGTAAAAAGTGAGGAGAAAGAACTCGTGGCACAAAAAGCTTAA
- the LOC114880283 gene encoding DNA-directed RNA polymerase III subunit RPC7-like, which produces MAGRGRGRGKPTMSISTEQLGFSKGEALPPPVLQPPPKYPPLEYKPLPLIVTTEMSYLLELKREFAEYTRESPNNVLPVVIKKDIERYSDRYQDLITDKSSYETRYDWTRMPAELKPQPRKRKGQKVDKSDKKQKNIDIETKLQELEKKESMQQSDAEEEEKEEEESEEKDEEHAEDEEEELDEEMDEGTDYVNNYFDNGEGYDDEDDNLDDGPIY; this is translated from the coding sequence ATGGCAGGACGTGGCAGAGGAAGAGGTAAACCTACTATGTCAATTAGTACAGAACAACTGGGTTTCTCTAAAGGTGAAGCATTGCCACCACCGGTTTTACAACCTCCTCCAAAGTATCCTCCGTTGGAATACAAACCGCTACCTCTAATTGTTACAACCGAAATGAGTTATTTATTGGAGCTTAAAAGAGAGTTTGCAGAATACACAAGAGAGTCACCGAATAATGTTCTACCTGTTGTGATTAAAAAAGATATCGAAAGGTATTCGGACCGATATCAAGACTTAATCACTGACAAAAGTAGTTACGAAACCAGGTACGATTGGACTAGAATGCCGGCAGAATTGAAACCTCAGCCGCGAAAACGAAAAGGACAGAAAGTAGATAAGTCtgataaaaaacaaaagaatatCGACATAGAAACAAAGTTGCAAGAGTTGGAGAAGAAGGAAAGTATGCAGCAAAGCGACgcggaagaagaagagaaagaagaggaagaatccGAAGAGAAGGATGAGGAACACGCGGAAGACGAGGAAGAGGAATTGGATGAAGAGATGGATGAAGGAACCGATTACgtgaataattatttcgaTAACGGAGAAGGTTATGACGATGAAGACGATAATTTAGACGATGGACCTATTTATTAA